In Carya illinoinensis cultivar Pawnee chromosome 7, C.illinoinensisPawnee_v1, whole genome shotgun sequence, the following are encoded in one genomic region:
- the LOC122314757 gene encoding L-ascorbate oxidase homolog: protein MPLNLAGGGALGALLCVTVSLFLALVGAEDPYRFFNWNVTYGDIYPLGVRQQGILINGQFPGPDIHSVTNDNLIINVFNSLDEPFLLSWNGVQNRRNSFEDGVYGTTCPIPPGKNFTYILQVKDQIGSFYYFPSLAFHKAAGGFGGIRILSRPRIPVPFPDPAGDYTVLIGDWYKANHTDLKAILDRGNRLPFPDGILINGRGPGGVSFNVEQGKTYRLRISNVGLQNSLNFRIQNHKLTLVEVEGTHTLQTTYSSLDVHPGQSYSVLVTADQPAQAYYVVVSSRFTSEILTTTAILRYSNSAGQVSGPPPGGPTIQIDWSLNQARSIRTNLTASGPRPNPQGSYHYGLINTTKTIRLQSSAGQVGGKQRYAVNSVSFIPADTPLKLADYFKIGGVFRVGSISDNPTGGGIYLDTSVLGLDYRAFVEIVFENPEDIVQSWHLSGYSFWVVGMNGGEWTAASRDQYNLRDAVARCTTQVYPKSWTAIYVALDNVGMWNVRSEHWARQYLGQQFYMRVYTTSTSLRDEYPIPKNAIVCGRAAGRRTRPL, encoded by the exons ATGCCGTTAAACTTAGCGGGAGGAGGTGCACTCGGTGCCCTGCTATGTGTCACGGTTTCTCTCTTCCTTGCCCTCGTTGGTGCCGAAGATCCCTATAGGTTCTTCAACTGGAATGTCACTTACGGTGACATATACCCACTTGGCGTTCGCCAACAG GGAATACTCATCAATGGACAATTCCCAGGTCCTGATATTCACTCCGTTACCAATGACAATCTCATTATCAATGTCTTTAACAGCTTGGACGAGCCCTTCCTTCTCTcctg GAACGGAGTTCAAAATAGGAGGAATTCATTTGAGGATGGGGTATACGGAACAACATGCCCAATACCACCCGGGAAGAACTTCACGTATATTCTGCAAGTGAAGGATCAGATTGGGAGCTTTTACTACTTTCCCTCTCTGGCATTCCATAAGGCTGCTGGTGGGTTCGGAGGGATCAGGATCCTAAGTAGGCCAAGAATCCCTGTCCCCTTCCCTGACCCCGCCGGTGATTACACTGTTCTTATTGGAGATTGGTACAAGGCCAATCACACG GACTTGAAGGCTATCCTGGATCGCGGTAACAGGCTGCCTTTCCCTGATGGTATCCTTATAAACGGTCGCGGGCCCGGTGGTGTTTCTTTTAACGTTGAACAAG GAAAGACTTACAGGCTTAGAATATCAAATGTGGGGTTGCAAAATTCCCTCAACTTCCGCATTCAAAACCACAAGTTGACGTTGGTGGAAGTAGAAGGAACTCACACCCTTCAGACTACATACTCCTCGCTTGATGTTCATCCTGGCCAATCTTACTCTGTTCTAGTGACGGCTGATCAGCCCGCACAAGCCTATTATGTTGTGGTTTCCTCTCGTTTCACCTCTGAGATCCTCACCACCACCGCCATTCTTCGCTACAGCAACTCTGCTGGCCAAGTCTCAGGCCCACCCCCTGGTGGGCCTACCATCCAAATTGACTGGTCTTTGAACCAGGCCCGCTCTATCAG GACTAATCTTACTGCAAGCGGACCAAGGCCAAACCCGCAAGGCTCATATCACTATGGTCTCATCAATACAACCAAAACTATCAGGCTACAAAGTTCCGCTGGTCAAGTCGGCGGCAAGCAAAGATATGCAGTTAACAGCGTGTCGTTTATCCCAGCAGACACTCCCCTTAAACTTGCTGATTACTTCAAAATTGGAGGTGTTTTCCGCGTTGGAAGTATATCTGACAATCCTACTGGTGGTGGAATCTACCTTGATACATCAGTGTTGGGCCTTGACTACAGAGCATTTGTTGAGATTGTGTTTGAAAACCCTGAGGATATAGTTCAGAGCTGGCACCTTAGTGGCTATTCTTTCTGGGTAGTCGG TATGAACGGAGGGGAGTGGACTGCAGCTAGTAGAGATCAGTACAATCTCCGAGATGCAGTTGCACGTTGCACCACTCAG GTGTATCCCAAGTCATGGACTGCTATATATGTGGCTCTTGATAATGTAGGAATGTGGAACGTGAGATCCGAGCACTGGGCACGACAATATCTTGGACAACAATTCTATATGCGCGTTTATACTACATCAACTTCACTTAGGGATGAATACCCCATCCCAAAGAATGCAATTGTTTGTGGTAGGGCTGCAGGGCGACGCACACGACCTCTCTGA